The following nucleotide sequence is from Nocardioides daedukensis.
GTCCTCTTCGTGCCGCCGGCCTTCACCAAGGCCGCCTGCATCGAGGCCATCGACGCCGAGATGCCCCTCATCGTGGTCATCACCGAGGGCGTCCCGGTCCAGGACAGCGCCGAGGTCTTCGCCTACCTCGACGGCAAGAAGACTCGGATGATCGGCCCCAACTGCCCCGGCATCATCTCGCCGGAGGAGTCGCTGGCCGGTATCACGCCGCACACGATCGCGGGCAAGGGTCCGATCGGCCTGGTCTCGAAGTCGGGCACGCTGACCTACCAGATGATGTACGAGCTGCGTGACCACGGCTTCACCACCGCCATCGGCATTGGTGGGGACCCGATCATCGGCACCACGCACATTGACGCCCTCGAGGCCTTCGAGAACGACCCGGAGACCAAGGCGATCGTGATGATCGGCGAGATCGGCGGAGACGCCGAGGAGCGGGCAGCTGCCTACATCAAGGACCACGTGACCAAGCCGGTCGTCGGCTACGTCGCGGGCTTCACCGCCCCGGAGGGCAAGACCATGGGCCACGCCGGCGCCATCGTCTCCGGCTCCTCGGGCACCGCGCAGGCAAAGAAGGAGGCCCTCGAGGCCGCTGGGGTCAAGGTCGGCAAGACGCCGTCCGAGACCGCTGACCTGATGCGTGAGGTCCTGAAGACCCTCTGATCAACTGATCAGCACGAAGGCCCCCACCGGTTCGGTGGGGGCCTTCGTCGTTC
It contains:
- the sucD gene encoding succinate--CoA ligase subunit alpha, producing MTIYLNKDSKVIVQGITGGMGSKHTDLMLQSGANIVGGVNARKAGTTVELNGETLPVYGTVEEAMKETGADVSVLFVPPAFTKAACIEAIDAEMPLIVVITEGVPVQDSAEVFAYLDGKKTRMIGPNCPGIISPEESLAGITPHTIAGKGPIGLVSKSGTLTYQMMYELRDHGFTTAIGIGGDPIIGTTHIDALEAFENDPETKAIVMIGEIGGDAEERAAAYIKDHVTKPVVGYVAGFTAPEGKTMGHAGAIVSGSSGTAQAKKEALEAAGVKVGKTPSETADLMREVLKTL